In the Egibacteraceae bacterium genome, TCGAGCGACCGTCGATGCCGATCTCCTGCGCGCGGTCGCGCAGGTCGTCGACGGTCCAGTCCTCGTACCGCTCGGACCGCCCGCCGCTTCGCCCGGCCGTGGAGCGGTCCGTGTTGGCGATGCGGGCGGCCTTCTCCTTGCTCATGCCCTCGTCGCGCAGCGCCTCGTACTGCTCGTCGTCCTTGATCGACGACCCGTGGTCCTTCTGTCCCATGGGTGCTCACCTCCTGGCCCGAGGTGTGCCCCGTCAGCGCCCCGCTCACCCCTCGGGGGGGCCCGCCGGCGCGCTACTCGGCGCTGGTCTGGGCGATCAGGTCGCCGTAGTCGGCGGGCAGCCCACTCACCAGGTCCCGGATCTGGCCGGAGGACACCGCATCGTCGAGCACCTCGAGCACCGCCCGGGCCTGGTCGGCGGCCTCCTCGGGCGCGAGGTCGCCGAGCTCGGCGACGCGCTCGTAGAACTCGTCGACGGGGAACTCCTCGTCCTGCGCGGCAACCTGTTGCAGGTAGGCGGCCAGGGGCGGGGGCAGCTGCGCCGCGAGATCCTCGGCCTCCCCGGTCGGCAGGCGCTGGCCGAGGGTCTCCAGGGTCGCCCGCGCCGCCCGCTCCGCGACGTCGCGCGACGTCTGGAGCCGGTCCTGCAGAAGGTCGATGAACTCGTGTGACTCCATGGCTGCTCCTACTGGGATCTCCACGCCGGCGCGCGCCTATCGTGGGCTCGCCATGCACCCTATCGACAAGCCCGCGCTCCGGCAGGTGCTGCGCGCGCGCCACCCCTGGCTGGACGCGACCGAGTGCGGGCCCCGGGCCGTCGACGCCGGCGAGTGCGACCGCTGCGGCGCGGAGGCGCG is a window encoding:
- a CDS encoding Rho termination factor; translation: MGQKDHGSSIKDDEQYEALRDEGMSKEKAARIANTDRSTAGRSGGRSERYEDWTVDDLRDRAQEIGIDGRSTMDKDELIDALRNH
- a CDS encoding DUF2267 domain-containing protein; the encoded protein is MESHEFIDLLQDRLQTSRDVAERAARATLETLGQRLPTGEAEDLAAQLPPPLAAYLQQVAAQDEEFPVDEFYERVAELGDLAPEEAADQARAVLEVLDDAVSSGQIRDLVSGLPADYGDLIAQTSAE